taaaaacatttcttATTTAGATTTTTGTTGTATGAATAagtataattatttaaattatgtgaaaattttatttcgtCGTTGTTAATCTCAATCGTAAATTTAGTATCTAACGATTGGATCTTGTTTATAGTACAAAATTCTAAATACCTTAAAATTTCTGATTTAAGATTGTCAATATAGACATATTTATACAACTCAATAAAATACTCGCTAATACGAGCATCAGATGAATTACTATACCAAGaatttatatcaaaaaaacattttaaattgtcGATCTCAAGTTCTTTTAAGCTGAcctcaaaaaaataatatgtttttttagaatttatacaaaaatttatatgattTGTGCTACTCCTCTCTATCATAATATATAGGGGAATGTAATCAATGAGtgtataattataatcCCTCAAAGTATTAATACTTGAAAATGTTCTTGACCACAAATAAAGATCATCGATAATATATTCATAGAAAATATCGGAATTGATATTCTGTTCTTTTcttcttatatttaaatttttaaattcatcaattatttttttaaaacaaagattattaacaaaataaataggtttataaataattactACAGATTCCGAAAAGGTTGGGTCAcacttaatttttaaattcgcttcaaattcattaataatttctgtGCTGGTCTTGTCCtcacaataaatttttatatttattatgtcTTCTCTCTTTGTactattaaattttttaattgtaatATCGGCGTCAAGTTCATTTCTTGTTTTATCGAAGGTTAGTATTACATTTAAATAGTGTTTTTCcgtatttattttttgataatcgcctatttcaattttatctaATATCCGTTTATATAGTTTATGATAAACTTGTTTACAGCcttgtataaaatataatataaaatgtttcGATGATGTTCATAtgggtaaaaaaaaataattaaatttaggcgtaaattttatctacGGAAAAAATGAGATTATAATCTGATACAAAGGCGCTCCACGTCACAGTGTAATAAGGACACGTCGGTCTAAGAACTTTATATGATGTAATTATAAACTGAAACATAAAATAGTCACATAACAACCTAAATTAATAATGGtcataaattaataaaaaagaaatcttCAAAGCAATTATGAGAATTACCTTATCTTTCtcaatttaaaacataggaatataaaaatttatattcgtGCTATTgacttatattttatatttaacatTTATATAAGTCTTGATCttgtaataaatattttatgattttatcAGAAAGATGCCATAACATAGTTTcaaatgtattaaaaatatgtttcaATTTTGAGAATAAGAAATTATCTATTCATTGTTTACGTTTCTGtaaagtatttatttattattctcACAAATAATAGCATCCAGATCATCTACACaacttttaataaatgacTATCTAGCTAATTCAAATATGTCTCTGCATACTTCATTCATTCATCATCTTCTAGATATtatcttaataaaaatttaagaagAGATGGATTTTGAAATGTTTTTGtagtattaataaaatatatatgcTTCGGGGAGCGATTGACTATCCGTTCCTTGATgtactttataaaaaattacatcCCTATCTATGGCATCACGTGGGGAACTATTGTGGTGAGTATATCTGCGCATTAGTTCAATACATTTGCAATAAGCGCATATTTccttaataaaaacattttcaGCAATAGAAAATATCTAATGGTTGGATATAACAACTTTATCTGTTCCATTCAACGCTTAATTCTTCGCAAACAAATACATCAGGTGAATATGGTTCAACTTAACATTTTTCCTATCTAATACCATTTTAACTTACATGATCTCTTGTAACAATGTCCAATAACTTGTTTGCCATCTTAATCCCATATTTACTGGTGAGTTTGAGATATATGcatctaaatatatattcgACGGTTATATAGACAAAACAGACATTAGTCACACTCATTGGCTATTTAATACCTAGTATTTTAATGCgaaactttttaattccCATGAAATATTCACTTTCGAGGGTACGATGCGCTTTAAGCCTAGGCGGATTAAATCCTTTGACCAGCCAAGTAAGAATTTATACATTTACTAAATAATCCGTCTCAACATTAAGCAACTTTTCATCAtgtgttttaaatataagatTTCGAAAAGCACTgctttctttgttttttaaatatttttgattatcTCACCTCTAAGCTTTACTTTATCTTTAATACCTACATGTAACTGATAAAATGGATTAACTGTCCTTTATTAAATAGAATATCTACCGTCTTAGTTTGCAGTTTATACCATATAAACTTCTTATTTATACTAAAAGATTAGTAATGTTTTgccaaaatatttactgatttataatattctcAATAAcgtaaattatttaatgcATTTATGCCATCATTACATGACATAGTACCTAATAATGGCCGCAAGATATCTTAATCAGCAATTTCTTACATCATCaagttattttttgaatactATAATGATTTTGATTCTTATTACTTGTGTTTTTAATAGCCATATCAAATTCTTCTAATTTCATAAAGTTTTTATGTCTTTATAGATTTTAACATTTCAATTTAGCCGAAGTAGTTTGTCTAATGAATTTTGAAACTTCTTTGATACtcttatatttcttttttgatGCCGAATTTAGTTTTCGCAACTTTATTAATCCTTACAGAATAACGaacttatttttgtaaatttataaatttacagaCGAAAAAGTAAGGTTAGTTCGTTCAGCAGTTTAAAATTACTTCATATTTGCAACAATCTTAAGatcgtaaaaaaaaatttgaaagtttgttatttcaatttaaaatgtctAAATTTTGCTTTTAGATGATAAAAAGTCAGattacttttaaaataatccATAATAAGATCAAacaaaagatttaaaagttttttcttGCAATATTCTCTTTTAATCATATAATTAGTattattttcatctttATTTAAGCGTAATATGCCTGATTTCAACATCAAATTCTTTGATAAGTGATTATATAGTACGAGGGGAAGAACTTAATAATGCGTTTAACATATATTATAgtcattataaatatattagtaTGCCTTATTGACAATTATTTACATGGGTTATGCTTGTTTTCATGATACTTACTGACTTTTATATCGAAAAGcttgtttttttgcaatttaTGCTTGCATAACGGGCTAAAGTGGTTTGCTGTCAAAGTCTTTAATAATACAACGAGCTATTAACATTGTGGTCTAATTTTGTAATTAACATGATAAGTATGAACTAAATGTAATATTGAAGTTATCCCCGCAAATTGTAATTCTTAAGGTACTAAATTGGTATGTCTGTAACATATAATTCTAAACTTCTacatttttacatatttttaacaatatTGTATagtaattattaaataggcataaattaaaataaatagattAAAGATTCTTTCCTATAGAATTTccttttatgtattatataatatataaatcttCTCCAATGTGTAGGAAGTAGAAATTTTGACACAAAAGAGATGCTCAGAAAGGTATTGCTCGATAATATTGCAGTCTATGCTAGATTCTTTCTTAACACATTATAACTAATAGTCTCTATTTTCATCGatttcattttaattaaattattagcACATTTAAGTTCTATAATTACTTATATAGAACTccaatttcaattttataccATAATCTATTTTTCTTGTAAGTAAGTGTAGATCTCTTAAGCATAAAGCTTTCATCACGTCAAATATAGACTTATTTCTCAATTTGACTTCCGTAAGCTTAAAGCATTAAGTATATCCGCTACCTTCGCATCGtgcttttaaatttcaaaaaatcaagttttttaatttatcgGTTAAATTGCCCTTGTCATCAATATTAGctctattttttacaaattctCTTCTTCCAAGGCCGATGTTTACACACTCTATTTGCCatttagaagaaaatcTACACAGTATGAATATTCTTGTATTTCAGACACTTTAAGAGTTtaaattaacaaatttCTCCACAGCCTTTTtggatataaaaaaatcaatagtctaattttttaatggtTAAACATTCCTTTGTTCCTTCTACATGTCTCACATTGCCTTTGCTTATAACTATAattatcttaaaaaaatttttgtggCAATGAAATAActagaatataaaaaagacattTTTCCCTACAAAGCgcttttgaatttttcattttatatatattttttagtttgtTTCTGTCATTCTTCTATtgctatatttttatgtcttTTTCCATTGTAAGTAATACTGTAAAATGATTTCAAGAATAATTTGTGAATATAGGAACATGTAGATTTCTTTAACTCTCTTCTTGCGATAAACACCCTCATATTTGACTTAAATCCCTTAAGGCGACAGTTTTTATGAGCTATAGCACTCAAAATCTCTGTCGTTAAATTAGAAGTGTTTTTTTAGGaacattaatttttttgtctcTTTTTCTTTGCCCGTGTcaatatctttatttttcattataaaattgttttattctGTCTACTCTCACTCTTGTCTGTCATGAAATACAAATAGGTGATAGATCTTATAGTTTAAAAGTAAGTTATGTAGTCAAACTTATTCTTAattgatatatatataatataaaagatttattgagttaattttcaattatgtTTAGATATTCATAGCACAGCTTTCCCCGGTATCGCTCATGGGATTCAGCTCTTCACAGACTTTGGTTTCTGTGgaattattaatgttttccAACTTCACTTTAGCAGCTTCATTCCCCTTTGCCGACACCACTTCTTTAACAGTCGCCATATTCGCTAGTGCGCTTACAGCTCTAGCCACTTCTTCTTCTCCTGCATCCTCCTGATCGTATCCTCGTCGTCGTTCCAAAGAGATGGACTCTAGAGTCTTCTTCATCACAATAGACTGGGTATATGCTTCCAGGTAGGGTTGGATTTCTAGCTCCCTGATGTACTTTCTGTGATATTTGGTCACCACTCCATCCCATGTCATTACATAAGGAACTATTCTTGTCCGGGATTTATGTATTAGTCCCAGTTCATTTGCAAGAAggtcatattttcttagtttTTCATTCTCAACTATAGTAAgtgatatatatatatatatatatatatatatatttatctttttatattacttAAAATTCTGGTCGACACTCTTTCtaactatttttatataaagtAGAGTGGTCTtgtatcttttataaaatctagTTTCGTGGtctttttcaatattttgaaGTACTcataatgattttattcGTCTAGTATGCCAATCGTTCTTGTAAGTATATGTGATACTTTGATAATAaaccataaaaaattaacgcAAAACAacatatttgtataaattgTGGAAATTaatcaaattatatttaattcgtttttatttaatgtaGGGTGtgatattattttgattttaaataaattcttgaCATATtccaatattttcttatttatcCCTACTTCGAGTTGCCTTGTCTTTTCACTTATTTCTATCATCCTTGTTTCGAATTCAGGAAAAAAAGACTGCACTTCCCTTAAAAGCTCATTTGTCACTTTACCATTCTTAAAATATGCCTTGGCTAcattagaattttttcCTGCCAATTTACAAGTAAAAAAGgtcaattttttagattccAGATCATTTCCGGTCTTTTTACTTATTTCTGGGAAGAAATTAAGATAATCGTCTTGCATTTGGAATTTTATTCCTAATAATCTACAATattcatataaattatttggtTCATCTTGGCCAGTGTACGCATACCCTACAGATAAAGGGAAATAAAAAGTGTACCAAgatgttttatattctgCTATTGCATCATACAAGtctaatttatattccTCAATTGTATTCTTCATACAATCAAGTGTTTGGCCTAGGCATGTATTAAGTACACACTTATAGTATTGTGCTCTAAAATCAGAGctagttttatttttgatattttttataattctaCCTAGACCCGTCACAAAATACTGTGCATATCTTAAGGACACCAAGCCTTTTTTCTTATAGTAACATTCCACTCCTCTTCTTTGGTCTGCTTCATCCATAACATCATCAACTACAACAAGTACACTTTGTAgtaattcaaaaatattcccTAGCTTTACAGATTCGTCGGAAGTACTATTTTgaagaattttaaataattcaGTTCTGTACGCCTTCCCCCCTGTAGTATTATAAGTAATAAAAgatgatattttatgaGTATTCTGATAATTactgttttttatgaaatcGTTGAGAATTCTATCAATATTTGACATTTAtgggataaaaaaaatatgttttaaaatcataaatatttataaaaaatttcactATTAATTAACACCAAAGAAAGTGTCAGTGAACGCAAAGGTGCATATTGGGACTTGCTTTAAAGATTTGACTTATGTTTTGACAGGTTATATGAGAAACCAATACTATGTTGAAATTTGACAGGGAATATGCAAAGGCTAAGTTGTGTAATGAAGGTCTAGAACTAGCATGTTTTGGCAACTGTACAGTTGTCaacaaaacataaaaaaaattgttattTCAACTATTAAAGCAAAGGCACTCTAAGGTGATGAACCTAAggagataaaaaaaagacgGAGCATT
Above is a window of Vairimorpha necatrix chromosome 2, complete sequence DNA encoding:
- a CDS encoding farnesyl pyrophosphate synthase (FDPS); translated protein: MSNIDRILNDFIKNSNYQNTHKISSFITYNTTGGKAYRTELFKILQNSTSDESVKLGNIFELLQSVLVVVDDVMDEADQRRGVECYYKKKGLVSLRYAQYFVTGLGRIIKNIKNKTSSDFRAQYYKCVLNTCLGQTLDCMKNTIEEYKLDLYDAIAEYKTSWYTFYFPLSVGYAYTGQDEPNNLYEYCRLLGIKFQMQDDYLNFFPEISKKTGNDLESKKLTFFTCKLAGKNSNVAKAYFKNGKVTNELLREVQSFFPEFETRMIEISEKTRQLEVGINKKILEYVKNLFKIKIISHPTLNKNELNII